From a single Pelodiscus sinensis isolate JC-2024 chromosome 4, ASM4963464v1, whole genome shotgun sequence genomic region:
- the LOC102447288 gene encoding olfactory receptor 5AR1-like, whose protein sequence is MEEGNHSVVTEFILSGLTDRPELQVPLFVLFLLIYVLIIVGNGGMFLLITIDPRLHTPMYFFLRNLSFCDLGYSTLIAPKMLQNFLAERKSISLTACAVQIYISGLFSDMECLLLAVMAYDRYVAICNPLLYTVTMSRRFCNQLVVGMCAVGLVESMIQTCLTFRLSFCRSNVINHFFCDMAPLLALACSDTRLNETVLLAFTCLIVVSSFVTILLSYVYIFSTILRIRSIEGCSKAFSTCISHLILVVMFYGTALFVYLRPISSYSMDTDKMASVFYTLVIAMLNPLIYSLRNREVKDALRKATNKLLSTS, encoded by the coding sequence tgttcctactgatttatgttCTCATCATAGTAGGGAATGGGGGGATGTTTTTGTTGATCACGATAGACCCTCGACTCCACACCCCTATGTATTTTTTCCTCAGgaatttgtctttctgtgatctcGGCTATTCCACACTAATTgcccctaagatgctgcagaatttcttaGCCGAGAGGAAGAGCATTTCTCTCACTGCCTGTGCCGTGCAAATTTATATCAGTGGTTTGTTTTCAGATATggagtgtctcttgctggctgtgatggcgtatgaccgctatgtggccatctgtaacccgctgctcTATACAGTCACCATGTCCCGGCGGTTCTGTAACCAGCTGGTGGTTGGGATGTGTGCTGTGGGCTTGGTAGAGTCAATGATACAAACGTGTCTGACGTTCCGGCTGTCATTCTGTCGCTCTAATGTCATCAATCATTTCTTCTGTGATATGGCCCCATTGCTAGCGCTCGCCTGCTCTGACACCCGCCTCAATGAGACTGTTCTATTGGCCTTCACATGCTTGATTGTAGTGAGCAGCTTTGTGACCATCCTCCTCTCCTATGTCTATATCTTCTCCACCATCCTAAGAATCCGCTCTATTGAGGGCTgcagcaaagccttctccacctgcattTCTCACTTGATTCTGGTGGTCATGTTTTATGGCACAGCCCTTTTTGTGTATTTACGACCCATCTCCAGCTATTCCATGGACACAGACAAAATGGCCTCGGTGTTCTACACGCTGGTGATTgccatgttgaaccccctcatctacagcctgaggaacagggaagTGAAGGACGCCTTGAGGAAAGCCACGAACAAACTCTTAAGCACTTCTTGA